TTCCATGATCAGACGCTCATTTTCACCATCCAGACCAGCCGTGGGTTCATCCAGCACCACCAGGGGAGCGTCCTTGGCAAAGGCCCGCGCCAGGGCCACCCGGCGGGCCTGACCACCGGAAAGCAGGTTCCCCTGCTCGCCCACAGGCGCGTCAAGGCCACCGCGCAGAGCATCACTGAAGTCGAGCACCCGTCCGCGTCGCGCCGCTTCAATGACACGGGAACGGGTCATGGCCTCTGAGCCCAGGGCGATATTGTCGGCAATGCTGCCATAAAAAAGCGTCGGCGACTGGGGAACCCAGGCCACATGCCGACGCCAGTGTTCCATGTTCAGGCTGCCCAGATCCTGACCGTTGACCAGGATCTGCCCCTGCTGCAGGGACAGAAAGCCCAGCAGCAGATTCAGCATGGTGGTCTTGCCGGCGCCGCTGGCACCCACCACGGCCACCCACTGCCCCGCCTCGATGGACAGGCAGAGATTCTCCAGAGCCACGCGCTCCGTGCCAAAACAGTGATGGACAGATCGAAAGTCGATGGCGATGTTGCCGACGGGGCCAAAGGGCTCCCCGTCGCGAGGAGCGGCCTGAGCCGGTGCCCTGAGAATGGCCTGGATACCTTCGGCCGCGCCAACGGCTTCGGCCCGGGCGTGATAGTGAGTGCCCAGCTCCCGCAGGGGCTGGTAGAACTCCGGTGCCAGCAGCAGCAGGAAAAGCCCCATCTTCAGGGTCAGCTCCCGGCCATAGAGGCCGAAGTCGAGATAGTGCAGGAAGTGCATCCCCAGATAGACCGCCGTCATGGCAATGGCCACGGCAGTGAGGAATTCCAGTACCGCCGAGGAGAGAAAGGCCACCCGCAGCACCGCCATGGTTCCCTGACGGTACTCCTCTGAAGATTTGGCAATACGCTGGGCCTCATCACGGGAGCGGAAAAAAATCTTGAGGGTCGCCAGACCCTGCAGGGTATCCAGAAAGTGGGCGCTCATGCGGGAGAGGGCCTGGAAGTTCTTCTGGTTCAATGTCGCCGCCCCGCGGCCGATCATGACCATGAAGAAGGGAATCAGCGGCGCCGTGACCAGAAAGATCGTCCCCACCACCCAGCTGACGGGGAAGACCGCCAGGCCGATAGTGGCGGGAATGACTATGGCCAGCATCTTCTGGGGCAGATAGTGGGAAAAGTAGCCGTGCAGGGCCTCCACCCGCTCCAGCAGAGCACTGGAGAGAGACGCGGCACGCTGCTCGCTGGCATAGACCGGCCCCAGACGTCCGATATGCTCCAGCAGCTGCTGACGAACCACCCGACGCACCTGCGTCGAGGCGCGCTGCCCCAGGAGCTCGCGCCCCCAGGCGATCAGTGCCCGCAAAGCAATCACCAGCACCAGGAAACCAAAAAACGGCAACAAGGCCGCGCGGGAAATTCCCTCCATGAACGCTTCATGGATAACGTGGGCCAGCAGCCCCGCCTGCAGGATGATCAGCACCCCGCCAAGACCACCCAATACAACACCCCAGAGCACCCATCGCCGGGAGTGACAGGCAATAGCGTCAAGCCACTGGACAGAAGCCGTTTTCTGCATGTGCGCCTAAACCTTTCTGACAAACTCTGATTTCAGTTTCATGGCGCCAATACCGTCAATTTTGCAGTCGATGTCATGATCCCCTTCCACAAGGCGGATCTGCTTCACTTTGGTGCCGACCTTCACCACCGCCGAAGAGCCTTTGACCTTGAGATCCTTGATCACCGTCACCGTGTCTCCATCAGCCAGGGGAGTGCCGTGGGCATCGCGTACCACCTTGTCCTGCGCTGGGGCAACGGCAGCATTCTTCGGCCACTCGTGGGCGCACTCGGGGCAGACATACAGACTCTGATCTTCATAGGTATAGGATGATTGGCACCGGGGACACGGGGGCAATGTATTCATAGAAACCTTTCCACGGGAAAATTCAAGACCAGGCTCTGGCCGCGATCGTACTCTGCATGCTTGTATACCCGAACCAGTCCTTTTTCAATCAAAAGAACCCTTCAGCGTTATCGTCTCACCGTACTCCCGGACCTCTTCCCTGGTGAAAGCAGCAAACTCCGCCTGCCCCTGGAGAACCTGGGCATTGACCAGCAGCACGGGCATGCCCTCCAGAAAGCCACGGGCGTGGGGAGGGCGCACCGCCAGCTCCAGCCCGTACTGCTCCATGAAGTATGCCTTGATCTGGTGGCGACGGTTCACCCCCGGCGGCAATATAAAGGGCACAAAGCGATCGGGGTCCACAGAGAAATAGTGACGATGCGCCCGGTGCAGCCACAGGTGAACCTGGGCACTGCCCATGGGAAAGGGGGGCGTGGCGCCTGCCTTGACCGCGACAGTTTCCTGCCGGCCTTCTTCGGCGAAATAGCGACAGTGGGTGCGGACCGGGCAGCTTGCACAGAGGGGCACCTTGCGGCAGACCGCCCCGGCAAAATCCATAACCGCTCCATTGAACCAGCCCATGGGACGCTGCCGGAACAGATCCACCAATGAACCTTCCAGGGCTTCTTTGTCCACCACCGCCTTGCGGCTGCCCTGCAGAAAGCGTCCGAAAACCTTCTGCATATTGGTGTCAAAAGCCAGCACTGGCTCGCCATAGCCAAAACTGAGGATGGCGCTGGCCGTGTAATCGCCAATGCCCGGCAAGGCCTTAAGCTGCTTCCTGTCGCGGGGAAAGACCCCGTCATGCTGCTCCACCACCAGCCGGGCGCAGGCCAGCATATTCTCCCCCCGACGGTAGTAGCCAAGCCCACGGTACAGTGGCAGGAAGTCATCCCAGCTGGCTGCCGCCAGAGAAAAGACATGGGGGAAGCGCTCCATGAAAGCCTGAAAATAGGGAATCACCCGCATTACCTGGGTCTGCTGCAGCATCACCTCGCTGACCCAGATACCATAGGGCGTCATGCCCGGCTGACGCCACGGCAGCTCATCGCGCCCATGGGCGCGGCTGAAGGCCTCCATGGCGCAGATGAATGTGGAAAGGGTGGAAAAACTGTTGTTGGGTGTCATTGGCCTGCCTGTATTTTGGTATTCAGACGCGCATGTTGCGCCAGTTGTCTCCTCAGCGTGGCATTCAGCACTTCGAGAGCGAGCCCGGATGGCGAGCGGCAGGCCCTTGAGCCAGGAAGACAAGCGAGCGGGTCTGGGAGTGCAGAATGCCTGCCTTGTGCATGGCACGGTTTTTATGAACTTCCATACCCTTCCCCCACTCCCCATTCCACAAAGCGCTGGTGAAAGGGGAAGTACAACCCCAGGCGCACGGGCTGCGGCCCGAGCTTGCCTGCCAGAAAGCCATAGCGTTCCAGCTGGGGTGCATAGCGCTGCTGCTCTTCGCGCAGGAAGTGCTCCAGCCCCCCTCCTTCGTGCTGGCCGGTTTTATAGTCGATAATCCAGCGGGTTCCCTGGTCATCGATAAACATGCGATCGATGATGATATTGACGATGTGACCACGCTGGTCTGTGCCGGTCAACGGGTACTCCCAGCGGGAGTCCTGATGGGAGGAGGAGAGAATCCAGCGGCCCCGCTGATCGACGCCCATATTCCCGAGGGCGGTGATGGTGCGCTCCACCACGCTGGCTCGCAGTTCATGGGGAACGCCAAGCTGATAGGTGCTCCAGCGAAGGTTTTTGCGCAGTTCTTCCATATCACCGCTCAGGCTCTCTCTCTCATTCTTTTCTCCCAGGCGACGCACCCACTGGTGAAAGAGCACCCCCACCAGGCGGGCCATTTCACCTGCCCACTGGAACTCGGGCTGTGGTTCCCCTTCGTCATGCTGAGCCGGGGTAATGGCCAGATTCGGCAGTATGCGGGGAGCCACACGGGGGATCTGCCAGTCACTGTGCACCCGCTTCAGGGGAACAGGGGGCTGCGCCTGCTGCTGTTCCTCTGCTTCCGGCGCATCGGGCAGCGGTGGTGCCAGTGGCTGCAGCTGCTCCCAGATATGGCGCAGCAGGCTGCCGCTGCGAGGCGAAGCCCAGTCTTCGCCACTGCGATCGGGCCGCAGGCGGGCAAACAGGTGCAGTCCCTTTCTGGCGCGGGTACAGGCGACGTACAGCAGGCGTTTCTGCTCGTTCTCCATACAGCGCTGGTGCATCTGGCGGATATACTCGTAGAGGCTGCTCTCCTTCTGGTCGCGCCCCCGCCGGGCAATGGCCAGCAGCAGCTCCATATCCGCGCTGCGGTGCGGCCCTTCATGCCAGGCCAGCAGGGGCTTGCTCTCGCTGCGGCTGCCGCCGCAGAGGCCGGGAATGATGACGTGATCGAACTCCAGGCCCTTGGCCTTGTGGATGGTCATCAGCTGCAAAGAACTGTCGGCGGACGGGTCTTCGCTGCAGTAGACACTGGCGAGGGCTTCCTCCATATGCTGAATTTCCGGAAAGGGTTCCTCTTCCAGGGAGTGGAGAATGTGCAGAAAGACGCGGGCGTCCTCCAACTGTGCTGGCCGCTCCAGAAAGGCGGGGCCACCCAGCTGCCGCCAGGTTCCCTCCACCCAGCGCGCCAGCCCCTGGCGGCCACGCTCTTCCATGGCCTGGATCAGGGCTGGCCGGATACGCAGCAGGCGCGCCTGTCCATCGGCACTGAGCGGTTCCACACAGGTAGCCTCCTGCAGGCACTGCCAGAGAGTGCGTCCATCGGCACCGGCAGTGAGGAGTTGCAGATCCGCGAGGGTCAGCCCGCACCAGGGTGCCCGCAACAGAGCCAGCCAGGCGATGCTGTCACCGGGATGGCACAGGGCACGGGTGATGATCTGCAGGTCGCGCACGGCGCCACTGTGGGCCAGGGGCGCTATATCTATGGCACTGAAGGAGGTGGCACCCCCTTTGAGCAGGGAAATGATCTCGTCCAGGTGGGTACGGTTGCGGGCCAGGATGGCAATGGTCTCACCGGGATGGCGGGAGCGGATGTCCTCAATACACGCCAGTATAGCCCGCGCCTCTTCCTGCGCCTTTGCGGTTGGCAGCAGGTGAGCCTGCACGGCGCAGTCAGGCCCTTCTGCCTCCCCATGGAAAGCGCTGCTGGCGCTGTAGGCTATGGCTCCGCTGGATATCTCCTCCACAGCGGGAAAGACACGGGAGAATATCTGATTGTTCCAGTGCACGATGGCTGCGGTGGAGCGAAAGTTCACACTCAGGGACAGGGGTTCCAGCTGCACATTGCCAATTCCCTGCTGGCGCGCCTGCAGGAAAAGACCCACTTCGGCCTGGCGAAAGCGGTAGATGGACTGCATGGGGTCACCCACCACAAAGAGGGTGCGCCCGTCACCGGGCTGCCACCCGGCAGTCAGCTTCCTGAGCAGTCGGTACTGGCTGGCACTGGTATCCTGAAACTCGTCCACCAGGATGTGGTTGAGTCGATAATCAAGCTTCAGGGCAAGGTCAGTGGGCTCGTCATCACTGCCCAGACCTTCCACAGCGGCAAGGCTCATCTGGGAGAAATCCACGCAGCCGCTGCGCCCAAAAACCAGCCACAGATGTCCAACGGCTTTCAGAAGCAGCTCATTGATGGCGTGGAGTACCGGCCACTGGTCATCGTCATAGGTGGCAGGAATCAGGGCCAGAGCCTGCAGGGCCCAGCACAGGTTCTCCGCCTGGGGACTGGCGGCCAGTTCCTGGAGCAGAGCCTTTATGGCAGGGATCAAGGCATTCTTGGGAGGGGGAAATCCATCA
This portion of the Desulfurispirillum indicum S5 genome encodes:
- the cydD gene encoding thiol reductant ABC exporter subunit CydD, yielding MQKTASVQWLDAIACHSRRWVLWGVVLGGLGGVLIILQAGLLAHVIHEAFMEGISRAALLPFFGFLVLVIALRALIAWGRELLGQRASTQVRRVVRQQLLEHIGRLGPVYASEQRAASLSSALLERVEALHGYFSHYLPQKMLAIVIPATIGLAVFPVSWVVGTIFLVTAPLIPFFMVMIGRGAATLNQKNFQALSRMSAHFLDTLQGLATLKIFFRSRDEAQRIAKSSEEYRQGTMAVLRVAFLSSAVLEFLTAVAIAMTAVYLGMHFLHYLDFGLYGRELTLKMGLFLLLLAPEFYQPLRELGTHYHARAEAVGAAEGIQAILRAPAQAAPRDGEPFGPVGNIAIDFRSVHHCFGTERVALENLCLSIEAGQWVAVVGASGAGKTTMLNLLLGFLSLQQGQILVNGQDLGSLNMEHWRRHVAWVPQSPTLFYGSIADNIALGSEAMTRSRVIEAARRGRVLDFSDALRGGLDAPVGEQGNLLSGGQARRVALARAFAKDAPLVVLDEPTAGLDGENERLIMEGLKGLAAGRTMMMLTHRLDTARLADRIVVMDRGRIVEAGSHAELMALEGTYAALVRSGRAEVLP
- a CDS encoding zinc ribbon domain-containing protein YjdM, with protein sequence MNTLPPCPRCQSSYTYEDQSLYVCPECAHEWPKNAAVAPAQDKVVRDAHGTPLADGDTVTVIKDLKVKGSSAVVKVGTKVKQIRLVEGDHDIDCKIDGIGAMKLKSEFVRKV
- a CDS encoding UvrD-helicase domain-containing protein, with translation MRDFPSIADEAARTRALDISTSFIVQAPAGSGKTELLTQRFLALLGQVSEPEEILAITFTRKAVGEMRERVLGSLRMALDAEPPAAPHLRTTWELARAALANARRQEWNLLEHPTRLRIQTIDALCASIVRQIPYFSRLGGQMAISDEPARLYRQAAMQTLEELECPHVRTVLTHLHNDMERACALLMEMLQRREQWLHHIVAARKADRAALERSLAHVRSSYLLELQAGLDEATVASLAELAAYAASNLDENHPLARIDWSQGLGFEAAYTGAWIALSSLLLTQKGTWRRSFTKNDGFPPPKNALIPAIKALLQELAASPQAENLCWALQALALIPATYDDDQWPVLHAINELLLKAVGHLWLVFGRSGCVDFSQMSLAAVEGLGSDDEPTDLALKLDYRLNHILVDEFQDTSASQYRLLRKLTAGWQPGDGRTLFVVGDPMQSIYRFRQAEVGLFLQARQQGIGNVQLEPLSLSVNFRSTAAIVHWNNQIFSRVFPAVEEISSGAIAYSASSAFHGEAEGPDCAVQAHLLPTAKAQEEARAILACIEDIRSRHPGETIAILARNRTHLDEIISLLKGGATSFSAIDIAPLAHSGAVRDLQIITRALCHPGDSIAWLALLRAPWCGLTLADLQLLTAGADGRTLWQCLQEATCVEPLSADGQARLLRIRPALIQAMEERGRQGLARWVEGTWRQLGGPAFLERPAQLEDARVFLHILHSLEEEPFPEIQHMEEALASVYCSEDPSADSSLQLMTIHKAKGLEFDHVIIPGLCGGSRSESKPLLAWHEGPHRSADMELLLAIARRGRDQKESSLYEYIRQMHQRCMENEQKRLLYVACTRARKGLHLFARLRPDRSGEDWASPRSGSLLRHIWEQLQPLAPPLPDAPEAEEQQQAQPPVPLKRVHSDWQIPRVAPRILPNLAITPAQHDEGEPQPEFQWAGEMARLVGVLFHQWVRRLGEKNERESLSGDMEELRKNLRWSTYQLGVPHELRASVVERTITALGNMGVDQRGRWILSSSHQDSRWEYPLTGTDQRGHIVNIIIDRMFIDDQGTRWIIDYKTGQHEGGGLEHFLREEQQRYAPQLERYGFLAGKLGPQPVRLGLYFPFHQRFVEWGVGEGYGSS
- a CDS encoding A/G-specific adenine glycosylase, translating into MTPNNSFSTLSTFICAMEAFSRAHGRDELPWRQPGMTPYGIWVSEVMLQQTQVMRVIPYFQAFMERFPHVFSLAAASWDDFLPLYRGLGYYRRGENMLACARLVVEQHDGVFPRDRKQLKALPGIGDYTASAILSFGYGEPVLAFDTNMQKVFGRFLQGSRKAVVDKEALEGSLVDLFRQRPMGWFNGAVMDFAGAVCRKVPLCASCPVRTHCRYFAEEGRQETVAVKAGATPPFPMGSAQVHLWLHRAHRHYFSVDPDRFVPFILPPGVNRRHQIKAYFMEQYGLELAVRPPHARGFLEGMPVLLVNAQVLQGQAEFAAFTREEVREYGETITLKGSFD